A single genomic interval of Eptesicus fuscus isolate TK198812 chromosome 10, DD_ASM_mEF_20220401, whole genome shotgun sequence harbors:
- the GJA1 gene encoding gap junction alpha-1 protein: MGDWSALGKLLDKVQAYSTAGGKVWLSVLFIFRILLLGTAVESAWGDEQSAFRCNTQQPGCENVCYDKSFPISHVRFWVLQIIFVSVPTLLYLAHVFYVMRKEEKLNKREEELKVAQTEGMNVEMNLKQIEIKKFKYGIEEHGKVKMRGGLLRTYIISILFKSVFEVAFLLIQWYIYGFTLSAVYTCKRDPCPHQVDCFLSRPTEKTIFIIFMLVVSLVSLALNIIELFYVFFKGVKDRVKGKSDPYHANTGPLSPSKECGSPKYTYFNGCSSPTAPLSPMSPPGYKLVTGDRNNSSCRNYNKQASEQNWANYSAEQNRMGQAGSTISNSHAQPFDFPDDNQNSKKLAAGHELQPLALVDPRPASRASSRASSRPRPDDLEI; encoded by the coding sequence ATGGGTGACTGGAGTGCCTTAGGCAAACTCCTGGACAAGGTGCAAGCCTATTCCACCGCCGGAGGGAAGGTGTGGCTGTCGGTGCTCTTCATCTTCCGAATCCTGCTGCTGGGGACGGCGGTGGAGTCGGCCTGGGGTGACGAGCAGTCCGCCTTCCGCTGTAACACCCAGCAGCCCGGCTGTGAGAACGTCTGCTACGACAAGTCCTTCCCCATCTCCCACGTGCGCTTCTGGGTCCTGCAGATCATCTTCGTGTCTGTGCCCACCCTCCTGTACCTGGCCCACGTGTTCTACGTGATGCGAAAGGAAGAGAAGCTCAACAAGAGGGAGGAGGAGCTCAAAGTGGCCCAGACCGAGGGGATGAACGTGGAGATGAACCTCAAGCAGATCGAAATAAAGAAGTTCAAGTACGGCATCGAGGAGCACGGCAAGGTGAAGATGCGCGGCGGCTTGCTGCGAACCTACATCATCAGCATCCTCTTCAAGTCCGTCTTCGAGGTGGCCTTCCTGCTGATCCAGTGGTACATCTACGGGTTCACCCTGAGCGCCGTCTACACCTGCAAAAGAGACCCCTGCCCGCACCAGGTGGACTGCTTCCTGTCGCGCCCCACGGAGAAGACCATCTTCATCATCTTCATGCTGGTCGTGTCCTTGGTGTCCCTTGCCTTGAACATCATCGAGCTCTTCTACGTCTTCTTCAAGGGCGTGAAGGATCGCGTGAAGGGGAAGAGCGACCCTTACCACGCCAACACCGGCCCACTAAGCCCCTCCAAAGAGTGCGGCTCTCCGAAATATACTTATTTCAATGGCTGCTCCTCGCCCACGGCTCCCCtctcgcccatgtcccctcccggcTACAAGCTGGTGACCGGAGACAGAAACAACTCCTCCTGTCGCAACTACAACAAGCAAGCGAGCGAGCAAAACTGGGCGAACTACAGCGCAGAGCAAAATCGGATGGGGCAGGCGGGAAGCACCATCTCCAACTCGCACGCACAGCCTTTTGACTTCCCCGACGACAACCAGAATTCCAAAAAGCTCGCTGCCGGACACGAACTACAGCCCCTGGCCCTTGTGGACCCGCGGCCTGCCAGCAGAGCCAGCAGCCGCGCCAGCAGCCGGCCTCGGCCCGACGACCTGGAGATCTAG